A genomic region of Oncorhynchus mykiss isolate Arlee chromosome 2, USDA_OmykA_1.1, whole genome shotgun sequence contains the following coding sequences:
- the LOC118944029 gene encoding proline-rich extensin-like protein EPR1: MSAFFHFLCVRIMSANFHGSVPPPDPSIQPPPSSTQPYPSIQPPQSSKQPTPSIQPPSIFHTAYTLHPAPLHLPHSLHPPSSPPPSSTQPTPSIQAPQPSTQPDPSIQPPSILHTTDRSIQPPPSSTQPTPSIQPPQSSTQPKPSIQPPQSSTQPDPSIQPPPSSTQPYPSIQPPPSSTQPLNPPHSLTPPSSPPQSSTQPDRLIQPPPSSTQPDHSIQTPQISTQPTPSIQPPPSSTHTDPSIQPPSILHTAYTLHPAPSPDPSIQPPPSSTQPTPSIQPPPSSTQPYPSIQPPPSSTQPDPSIQPPPSSPQPDPSIQPPPSSTQPTPSIQPPSILHTPDPSIQPPPSSTQSTPSIQPPPSSTQPDRSIQPPPSSTQPTPSIQPPQSSTQSTPSIQPPSIFHTAYTLHPAPLHPHSLHPPSSPPPSSTQPTPSIQPPSILHTAYTLHPAPSILHTVYTLHPAPLHPPHSLHPPSSPPPSSTQPTPSIQPPSILHTAYTLHPAPL; this comes from the exons ATGTCTGCCTTCTTCCACTTTCTCTGTGTGAGGATCATGTCTGCCAACTTCCACGGAAgtgtgccccct CCTGACCCCTCCATCCagccccctccatcctccacacaGCCTTACCCCTCCATCCAGCCCCCTCAGTCCTCCAAACAGCCTACACCCTCCATCCAGCCCCCCTCCATCTTCCACACAGCCTACACCCTCCATCCAGCCCCCCTCCATCTTCCACACAGCCTACACCCTCCATCCAGCCCCCCTCCATCTTCCACACAGCCTACACCCTCCATCCAGGCCCCTCAACCCTCCACACAGCCTGACCCCTCCATCCAGCCCCCCTCAATCCTCCACACA ACTGACCGCTCCATCCagccccctccatcctccacacaGCCTACACCCTCCATCCAGCCCCCTCAGTCCTCCACACAGCCTAAACCCTCCATCCAGCCCCCTCAGTCCTCCACACAGCCTGACCCCTCCATCCAGCCCCCTCCGTCCTCCACACAGCCTTACCCCTCCATCCagccccctccatcctccacaca GCCCCTCAACCCTCCACACAGCCTGACCCCTCCATCCAGCCCCCCTCAATCCTCCACACAGCCTGACCGCCTTATCCagccccctccatcctccacacaGCCTGACCACTCCATCCAGACCCCTCAAATCTCCACACAGCCTACACCCTCCATCCAGCCCCCTCCGTCCTCCACACATACTGACCCCTCCATCCAgcccccctccatcctccacacaGCCTACACCCTCCATCCAGCCCCCTCA CCTGACCCCTCCATCCagccccctccatcctccacacaGCCTACACCCTCCATCCAGCCCCCTCCGTCCTCCACACAGCCTTACCCCTCCATCCagccccctccatcctccacacaGCCTGATCCTTCCATCcagccccctccatcctccccacaGCCTGACCCCTCCATCCagccccctccatcctccacacaGCCTACACCCTCCATCCAgcccccctccatcctccacaca CCTGATCCCTCCATCCAGCCCCCTCCGTCCTCCACACAGTCTACACCCTCCATCCagccccctccatcctccacacaGCCTGACCGCTCCATCCagccccctccatcctccacacaGCCTACACCCTCCATCCAGCCCCCTCAATCCTCCACACAGTCTACACCCTCCATCCAGCCCCCCTCCATCTTCCACACAGCCTACACCCTCCATCCAGCCCCCCTCCATCCACACAGTCTACACCCTCCATCCAgcccccctccatcctccacacaGCCTACACCCTCCATCCAGCCCCCCTCAATCCTCCACACAGCCTACACCCTCCATCCAGCCCCCTCAATCCTCCACACAGTCTACACCCTCCATCCAGCCCCCCTCCATCCGCCACACAGCCTACACCCTCCATCCAgcccccctccatcctccacacaGCCTACACCCTCCATCCAgcccccctccatcctccacacaGCCTACACCCTCCATCCAGCCCCCCTTTAG